A segment of the Thermothielavioides terrestris NRRL 8126 chromosome 3, complete sequence genome:
TGCACGAAGGACCCCGGCACATCCCGTTggcgcggcgacgccgtcgccgaacAGCACACTCGCTATTAGAGGGCGTCGTTTCAAGTGAGAGTTTGGGCGACCTGCTGACCCAGACTGGATGAAATGCTGGAAACGTAATAAGTAGACAACATGTTCCTCAATTGGATAATATCTCTACATCAAACTTCGACATCAGCGTACGACCCGCAGTCCTCCACCGGATCTCCATTCCGACTCCGACAAACCCCCTTACACCCTCCTCAAATCTCTTGGTCCCCCCCTCTCATTTTCCAGACGTTCGCCAACTGTATTGCCAGCCATGTTGCTCCCCTAATCCAGATCACCTTAGTTTACTGCTCTCAGCACACCTGCTCCACAGCGCTAGCTGGCCGACACTTGGGAGCTCAGGCAATGTGGAAATCATTGAACTACGCCAAGTCTAACGACAGGTACATGAGTGACGTCGACAGATACCACACTCTGCTGCCCAAGGACGAAGACTTCTCCTTCGACTTCAACAAGACACAGTTTCCCTATGGTCAAACGCAGACTTTCCCGCGTTTGTTTGTAAGAAAGGCCTTGCCCTGGACGTCACGACCATCCGCGTCTGCAGCATGGCAGGGCCAACTCGGCGGATGAGCTGGTAACGTTTAGGGCCAGGATTCCGCACGGGCTTATCGTTGATGTTGCGGACTGCCGGAAGAAGTGTGACGTTGTGATCAGGAGTGGGCTGGGCTGTATGGTGGGATAAATGCATGAGACGCTCTCGAAGGATCGCACGGGACATGCCGAACCACAAGAGTGAGTTGGATTACTTTCTTAGTGCCTTTTATGGAGTGGAATGAGGGCTGATCGTTATGTTACACTGTCGCTCATGAGCCTCTCGACCGGAGCGTTGGATGAGAAGAGAGATAAACCATCGCAGAAATATCAGCTGTATCTCCGTGCCACCGACTAGCCGAAGTAGCTGCGTGCCAGGCGAGCCCAGAAATGTCCCGACCATCCTCGCGAAGGACCAGATGAACAGGACCAACAGCTCACGTCGACGCGGTCTCGGCACCGAGCGTTATCGAACTTCGCGACTTGTGGATAGGGGCACAGAATGCGGCTCTGCACAGCTCCGCCCAGGACGGTGACGTTGACCGGCGTCTGCTCGGGTGCGACGCCGCTCTCCACCCAGGCGCGGAGCTGTTCGAACAGACTGGCTGGCTGTCCGCTCGACTTCCCAGAGCAGTGGCCAAGACCTGGAACCTCAAAGTGCCGGTAGAACTTGTGGACATCTGGCACCAGGGCTTCCACCTCCTGGTAGTACTGCCGCGTCGACTTGGAGGCGACTTCACCATCCGCCTGCCATCTCGTTCAACTTTCAAGGACAATCTCATGTGACAACCAAGGGACGACAACTTACAAGTCCGTGGAACGTCACCATCTTCCCCCCGGCATCGCGAAATCGGGACAGGTCAGGGTCGTCGGTATCCACAGCCGAGCGGAACagctgccggccgagatgcAGCAGATCATCGAACTCGGCGTGCGTGAGATTCAACGGGTTGAAGCTCGGGTCGCCCCTGGCCAGGTACTGCGTCATCCACAGCAGGGCCAGCGAGCTGGGAACGCCCACGCAAATACCAGAGCTGCAGTCGGTCGCCGCAACCCCGGGAATCACGAACGGACCGCTCCCCTGCGTGACCAGATCCGCTCCCGGGTCAAGCCCATGCCAGAGCGCCTtcccctcggccgccgacagcgcGTCGACCTCGCAGCCGCGCGGGTACGCGCCGAGCAGGTGCATGACCTGCTGGGGCCAGAACAGCGCCAAGCCGACGCGCGAGGTCCACAGcacgggcgcgccggcggcgatgccgTCGTACGCGCGCGGGTACCGCTGCGCGAGCATGACGCCCTGCCGCCCGCCCTGCGAGCAGCCGTTCCAGtaggagaaggagggcggGCGGCCGTAGAAGCGCGCGACGAGCGCCTTGCCGATGACCGCCTGGTCGTTAAGCGCGACCGACGCGAAGTTGGTCAGCGTGTACCAGTTGATGTTGCCCGGGCTGGCCAGCGCGACGCGCGACGGGTCCGGGTTGGCGCCCAGCCCGGCGTCggtcgtcgtggtcgcgTAGCCGTCGCCGATGGCGCCGGCCATGCCCTGGTACGAGACGGGcacgcggccggcgtcccagccgctgccgccgacggcctgcaGCCGGCCGTTCCAGGAAGGGTTCTCGACGGGCAGCCAGGTCTCGACGATGATATTGTCGTTCTGGCCCGGGTGGGTGTACGACACGGTGACGTTGCAGAACGTGGCGCCGTGCACGTCGATGGCGGGCTGCGTGAAGCGGAGCTCCGCGGGAACGGACGCGCTGTAGTTGGCCACCAGCGAGGCTTCGAGGGAGAGCACGCTGGCGCCGAAAAACGAGAGACCGGTGAAGGTCGACGGCACGCACGCTGCGGAGAGGGACGCGGCCATGCTGAAGATGGGGGTGGTGAAGACGGGCGACGGGAGGCTGGCGCAAGTGAGGGGGTGCCCCATTGCTGGAAGGGTGATTTCACGCGACCGCCATGGCTGGCGTGGGATCTGAGCCCCTTTTGGGCGTCAAAGGATCAATGCTTGATGTCCGCAGCCCGGTAAGTTGCTGGTGCCGAAGTCAGTTGACTGGTAACCTAAGCCGCTCTTGGTGAATGCCATTGGCTGGTCACGCGGTTCCCCTGGCAAGCAAAATGCGGCAGCCGGAGGCGGAGCGAATGTTAGACCGAGCAAGTGTCCGGTTGCATTCTACGGAGTCCTGCTGGGTCGTGGTGGTACGTAGAGCACCTTAGACGTTTCTTCAGTTTGCTTTATGAGATCTCATCCGTATGATCCTACATCATAGATGGTTGTGTAGTGCACTGTGTTTGAGATTCGCGATACATATCTTTCCTCGGCTTAGATTAAAGGCGTGTTATGGGGCAGTTTTCACAGGGAATGAATCAATACCTTTAGGAGTCAAGATCAATCTTATCCCGTCGCTTTCTGTCGAGACTCATGGGTGGTGGCTGTCTCTGTGACCTTCTGCCTGCATGCCACCTGCTCTCATCTCTCCGGGGGTAAATAAATTTATTTGTCCCAGGGCAGCGAAAATCCCTCTGGAAGAACAGAGGGCAGCAAAATCCCCCCCTTTTCTTTCGCCCTCAGGTAGTGTAGTTTGTGTAAGTAGTTAGCCTGGGCTCGGCGAGGGGAGGACCAGGACCCCGGATAACTGACTGACGGGATCTGCCTACCTGATGCCCTTGGCCGATATATTGAAGACTCCCATTTCCCAGATGCCTGCCTTAATGCACTGCGTAATGTAGCCCGAGCTGATAGGCATCACAAGACTGCACGTCTTTTGTAGAGGCGCACGATTTTGAGCCTACGGTCTACGGCAACTCTTGGATGTCCAACGGGCACTTGATGCAGGCCAATTGTTAGGAAGTcattgaagcgaagcttcaagACGAGACCTTGCGCTGGGTACTATGTACACAGTGTAAGCGAAGTCGGAGGCTTTGCTTCATTTACCAGGCTAATCCTCCAGAGTTTCTCGTGCGTGGATTGGATGCCACACCAAGCCTTACCGTATTAGGCCGAAGCTTTCCCCTTTTAAGACATCTTTACCACAGTGTCAATTCTATACCTCTATAGAGCGGTAATAACTAGGCTCTAACTTCGTTGTCAgcttatagaagatataggAGCATTAACGGCTACTTGACATAGTTCGAAAATGTAGTGTTGTAGGCGCTATTGAGAATGTTGGCGACGTCATGGTGGTGTGGCGTTGTAGCTGAACTGCGcccttacctacctaggtaggcaagGCGAGCTATCGCTTCGGccagcttcgcttcaccacttgCTGGGGCGTGGCACAGCCAAGGTCTCGTATCGTTAGTGTGTATAAGGGATATCTAAATTAAATAAACGAACGGGAAAGAAAAAGTCACGGAAAGGGGAGAAAAGGCGAGGGAAAAGGAACAAGGGTTCTCGTCGTCATTGGTCATGTCCATCATTATCTtgtcctccttctcgtcgtcctcctcaccccccccccttctctCCCGGgccccttctcctcctcacCACCTTCCCAAAAAGGGATGagcgggagggcggcggccagctgcgAGTGGGCAACCACCAGCAACCCATACGCCACCGACGCCAACACGACCATGGTGGGCAAAACGGGGGCGGGCGCCCACCTGGACCGGTAGCACCGCTCAACAAGGTCGAGAGCGCCCTCGCAGCAGTCcatggcggcgacgaaggtggtgacggtggcggtggctgctgttgctgctcctgctgctgctgctgcgaagccgaagaaaaaaaaagaatTCAGTCTACTTGTTGTAGAGAAATACACAGTAGACGCACGATACGTGCCTATCTCAACGTCGCTGGAAGTCGAATGATGGATGGCTCAAACCCAACTTCATTCACCATCCTTGGTTCCTTCCTGGAAATTCCCCACAGTTGATGTCCAAGATGTGACCTGGCTTCACAAAGATGGTTGATTTCTCAATGTCACGCCTGCTCTCCAGGGTTCTCCCGCCGTGTAAACAGAGGCTTGCGAACCTGAGGTGATCTTTGAAGCTTTGTTCGAGCTCCTGTCCGTGAGCAATTACATCGCGTTTTTGTCTTTTCCCTCGCTGAGCAATTGGTGTTCACTACCAATTTTACAATCAAGCTCCCCTACACCTACCGTCGATCGCCTGGCCCAATCAGTCCCGTCGCCATCATCTTCAAAACCAATGGACTTGATCGGCGGACTTCGAAGTGCGGTTGCAAGTCCCCACAGCGCTCGACCTCAGGCCCATCTGACACCTGCGCCGTTtgtgccgccgacgacctgGACCGGGCAGATCCATGATGATGACCGCGGACACATGCCAGTTCCTTCGCGACCCAACCGTAGCTGATATGGATCCGCTGGGAGCCGCTGCATTCCACAACCTGTCCTGTGGTCCACTCTGTCGGCTTCCTGAGTCGTTGCTCGTCAACATCATGAgtcgcctcggcctcctggGCATCAGGTGTCTCAGACGGGCCTGCAGACTGCTTCTTTGTCTCTACACCTCTCCAAAACTCTGTCATATCTACGTCACCCATCGGAACCCCATCAGCTTCTTGCACTGCTAGGCGCCTAGGTGCGACGCTGGGGATCCGACAGATTGTGTCGCTCCTCAAGAAGGATATAGGAGGCTACCGTAAACAGTGTCGAGCCAGGCGGGTGGATAAACGCTGGAAAAGCAAGCTGGCTGCGCTGGCATCGAAGTACTTGGCGCCAGAATTCCTACCCGGCCGGCTGACCGAGATGAACTGCTTCGATCCGAACCGTTGTTCGTGTCTCCGCTATGCCGGGCGAGAGCGCATtcccggcggctggcgcctGACCCATCAATCGGCTGACCTACTGGCTTGTCGGGAGAGGCCCCAGTGCGGTCTCGAGGCACTGCGCGCCTTTCGGAGCAAAGAAGGCAGTAATCAGGACAGAGGCAACCGGACAGAGAGCCACTATGGGAAGGTTTGAATTACGGGGCGCGGCCTGCGGAAAGACCGACGGGAATCGACCCCATTAAAAGTACTAAGCAGTTTCATTAGAAGTACTAACCAgggcggcccgtgcgtcCACCACCAAAATGTTGTATAGTTATTCCGTACAGTATCACTAAACTGAGGTCGGAGCTCAATGCACcatcttatcgataagaaaaTATCACGTGACTTACAAGGTTGGAGCTCAACGCACCTTCTTATCGATAAAGGCGTGTCACGTGACTTGCCTATCGCCTACGCGAAGGCAATGCGAGCCCGGGACCTGCGCATAGGCAATGTATGACCGGGACTTGGGCTTCCATTGCCTGCGCGCCCGCATGCCCAGGTCCCGGTTATCCATTGCCTACGCGCAGGTCCCGGGCTTGCATGATCCTGGGTTTGCGGCGATTCCTGTTGTGACATTCAGCTTGGCCGTGTTGTGGCGTGTGCTGCAAGATTTTGGTGGTGgacgcacgggccgcccTGGTGCGTAGTACTTCTAATGAAATTGCTAGTACTTTTAATGGGGTCGGACGGGAATGGCTATGTCGTCGTCCGAATCGAGCCGTATCCGGCAAAGTCGCAGTGCTTGCAGATCACTTACGCGCGCTCTCTTATCGTCCTGCCAGAGATCCGCCCCAGCTCACGAAGCAGCATGCCCGTTACCTGGctagaggttatagaggtcccgccaagactaattttggccaattgtcggcaatgtttttacagcgtcaatACCCCGCtaagaccgccaaggggtttgcactatcgctaCGGGTTAGCTAtaggttagttcgccgggggtacggggggcggcgctagccccccgctagttaggatttgggttaaggttagggtaagggtcaaggttagggtgcaggttaacttcgttttcttttttttcgatttagttgaggtttagtgaagttgttgctacaagtcttcgcgattgtacattgtcgatgttgctctaagtcgtcgcggccccgcttacccgtggcgattgtaaatacttgcaagcggcaacctccgaaattagtcttggcgggacctctataaccacgaccgtTACCTGGGCTTGGTGCCAAGTCTTCGACCCGGACTCGTACAACCTGACTGATGATGCGGTTGCGAAACTATTACCGAGATGCGAGACCAGCCTTTTTCCCTTTGCAAGAGACTCATCGTGAATGCACGCGGCGATGTCCGGCTTGGGGAAAGTGAGGACCAGGCTTGCTGCTGTGGGAACACCCTGTGAGACCGGCAAGACGTAGGTAGTCATTGACATGCGGCGATGCTTCGGCTTTCTATGGGGTTGGTTGTCGAGGCGGCACTGGAGGCTAGATGTCTGGGCGAGTCTCCTGGGTGTGGTTTTTGTGGTGGTCAGCTCATGAACGCGAGGGTCGCATTATCCCCTGTCTGCTTGGTGTGGGACTCAGCGTGACATTCACATTATAGGACActcctggtttgtttgttagtttggtttTTGCCCCCACTTTTTGACAGGGGCCGACAGCCAACCAAACTCGGCCTTTTTGCCCACCTGTTCCTCATCACTCTCTGGAATCCAAGTTCGACTGAAGCACGTTTAATATCGATAAAGCCGCCATTTTTACTTAGCTAACTGGTCAGATATCAAAGGAAGCTATATTGCACTTAGAGGCTACAGTGCCCTCTGACTTCCTGTTGCCGTTGGTTTATTTCGTGCCAAGACGGCTAGGAAGGTACCTGTGATTTAGAGCCCCTGTCGTGATCCACCATAAGTACCAgactaacaaacaaaccaggggtGTATTGTATCCGTAGCGCAGATCCAACCGTCGGCACTCTTGATCATTTAGGACTGCCGTTCCCAGGGAATGTTTTACGAAACTCCACTGCCGCCCACGCTCGCCTAGTGGGTGCATCGGTCTTCGGAATCGCTCGGATTACTTGGACGGCTTCGGTTTTCTGGCTTCGGTTTTCTGGCTTCGGTTTTCTGGCTTCGGTTTTCTGGCTTCGGTTTTCTGAACGTGGTTAGTGGATTCGCTGGTCGGTCCGTTTATCATGTGCGGTGAGATCAGCCAATATACCAGGGGTCATTCTTCTGGGCACTGCCTCATGTTGATGGGGCAACCATGAGGCCTCATTCTAAGCCACTCCAGCCTGCAAAGTACCTTACCATTGTCATCTTCAAGCTGTCCTCCTCTGCTACGTCGCACTCCCAtaacttccaggttgccaCTTCGCTGCGACTGAGGCAGCTACTTCTGGTCACTCATCGCCCTTCAACTTTACCATGAAGCACGTCACACCTTTCGCATTTGCCGCTGGCATAGCCATCGGTGACGCGTTGGCCCAAGTCCGCGTTCCCACAAACTTCCAGGTCGGAGTAAAATGGCAGATCGAGATTCAGAACACGCTGGACATCACCAAGCCCCTGGAGCCCTCGGATGCGGTGGTCTGGGATCTTGACCTCTACCACGTTGCTCGCAACCCTGGGATTGTTGACTACCTCCGGGTAAGACCTCGCGGAAACGCTAGTTCCGCCTCATTGACTGGCGAGCACTGATTCCATGCAGAAAAATGACTCCAACAGGATCCTTATTTGCTACTTCAACGCCGGGCTCGCCCAGACCAGCGACTGTGACTACAACACTAGGTGGAACAAcagcggcctcctcggcaacGTCTACGACCCGGAGGAGCCGCAGTTCAGCGACGAACGCTGGGTCAACATCAAGAACCAAACAGCCCGAGACTGGATGAAGGACCGCATCACGCTCGCCAACCAGATCGGctgcgacggcgtcgacccgGACAACATCGACGGCTACCTgaacgacgaggacggcaacAACGGCACCGGCTGGAACCTCTCGCAGGACGACTACGTCTCCTTCGTAacggagctggcggcgcacgCGCACAACCTAACCACCAAGCGAGGCTTCACCCTGCTGATCGGGCAGAAGAACGCGGCCGACATCGTGGACCGGATTGACGGCGTGCTCGACTTCGCGGTGCTCGAGGACTGCAAGCAGCTCAACGACCCCACGGAGCAGGGCTTCTGCAGCGCCTTCCAGCCGTACATCACGGCCGGCCGCCCCGTCTTCAGCATCGAGTACCCGTCGACGCTGGGGAACGCGGACTCGGGCGCGTGCAACCCGGGCGGCGCGAACGCGACGCAGTACGCCGCCTCGTGCGACGCGACCGCGGGCAACGCGAACTTCAGCACCGTGCTCAAGATccagggcggcgtcggcgagctgaACGGCTGCACCCAGTACTGCGACGGGGGCCGGCCCAACAcgggcgtcgtcgtcaccgCGACGAACTCGGAGCTGGATGGTTCGCCGTGTCCGGCCGGCAGCCAATAGGGAGTGCTGCCCCCGAGCGCGGCAAGTCGCTTTGGGGCTGGTTTCGGATCATTAGACAAGTTGCTGACGCTGGCTTGTGCCGTTGGTTTGGTGATGTCTCTCCTGGAGATGCTGTAGATCTCTCCCCTTCAACTTAGATTAGAGGAGGGAGCGTGCAATATCACGGGCTGCTGCCCCAGATATTTACGCCTTGCGAGCTCTGATTCATCATTCCGGTCATGGCAGGCTCCTACAGTGCCTCATTGGAAGATCAACTATCTGGTCCCAGATGGAGTCGGAGAAGGAGTTGAAGGGTGAAGCATACTTGCTCGCAGACTCCCTTATATTGACGAACAAAGCCGAGCTGCGACTGCGGAAGACAAGACTTAGTCGCTAAGTTAGATGATCTGGCGTCGCAGCGCCGATTCCCATCCTGAGGCCCGCGGCTCTCAATCACCCAAATAAATGTCAGTATTGCCCAAAGAGGCCCTTTCTCCCTCCGCTCACAATCCTCCCCATCAAGCCCCGCCTTGCCTCGCCTCGACGCCCAGCAGAGCTCTCCTTCCCCTTGCCCGTGCCCTTCCATCCACCCCAATCAACTACCCTCTTGCTTCCCTTATCGCCAGCATTCCTAACCACCGCTTGCAAGAACGACGGCCAACTCCGTGGCAGTCCCTCCCCCGCTTCCAACGATCCAACTCGCGCGCGATCACCGTCCGCAGCATTTTCCCTttcctccacctccacgcCCCCGACCACCGCATCAGGCAAAACCACCCAGCAACATCTCTCCCCATCACCCCCTCTCCCTTCTTTCATCTCCCCAATTCCGCACGCCCCGTCCCCCTTCTCACTCTCtgcctccccctccccgcccccTGGAGTAATACCAGAGGTAGAGCTCCGCACCCCCAAAACAACCCGCAACCCGCCCCCTCCACCCCGCCCCATCCCCGTCCCGGCCCGCGGCAACCCGAAGCTCACCACCGCCCGCTGCCCCGCCAGGAGGGGATATTCCCTTGCCGGCGTGCGGTATGTGACGTAATCCTGCCGCGCTAGCTCACAGCcggcaccgccagcgccataCTGCAGGTGACGAGCCGGACtggcggcgagcagctgggatgtgctggtggtggaggcggtGGGATTGTGCTTGTCGGTTTGGCTGTGGCGTGTGGTGAACGTGGAGAGCAGGTCGGCGGTgaaggcggcggtggcgccggt
Coding sequences within it:
- a CDS encoding glycoside hydrolase family 114 protein (CAZy_ID 269749), with the protein product MKHVTPFAFAAGIAIGDALAQVRVPTNFQVGVKWQIEIQNTLDITKPLEPSDAVVWDLDLYHVARNPGIVDYLRKNDSNRILICYFNAGLAQTSDCDYNTRWNNSGLLGNVYDPEEPQFSDERWVNIKNQTARDWMKDRITLANQIGCDGVDPDNIDGYLNDEDGNNGTGWNLSQDDYVSFVTELAAHAHNLTTKRGFTLLIGQKNAADIVDRIDGVLDFAVLEDCKQLNDPTEQGFCSAFQPYITAGRPVFSIEYPSTLGNADSGACNPGGANATQYAASCDATAGNANFSTVLKIQGGVGELNGCTQYCDGGRPNTGVVVTATNSELDGSPCPAGSQ